TAGGAATAGACTACATTTAAAAGATTTCAAACAGGCATTTGGACTCTGGAGCTGATTTTGATGTTTTTCACTCTTCTTTATATTTCCCTACTTTGTCATGCTGCAGAGATGGAACCACATACAAGTAGAAGCAAAAGCAGACAAAGGACTAGATGGTAAGTGAACAGCAGTaaaattatcatttattaaatgGCATTACCAATAAATATGGCCCAAATCCTGtatatatagtttatttataaCAGTAACAGTGTATATCATAATGCAGATAATAATCTGCCAGGGTTTAGTGTTGAAGGGTGTTTGTTTAGAGACACTGTAGAATGATTCTGTCTATAAATACCCATAGTTTTATCAGAATGTAATGCTACCTGTAGGTTTATTTGTTTCTTGCTTAAtgtcacattaaaaaaagaaccaTCTGACTGATTTGCTGTGCCTTTTAATTCCAAACTTCAACTGTTCTCAGAGTGCTGTATGAAGTCTCTCATCTGTCATGCTTCCATGTCTCTTTCATTTGAGTATGATGAAAAGTTTTACACAGTCAGATTTAGATAAACAGCACTGTTTAATAGTTTACAGTTTAGCTCTAATGATTTATCCATACCACAATATTAATGATGGACACCCTTTTACTGTAAGTTGGAGTACAGTCAGATTTATTGACACTCAAGTATAGAGGGTTAAGAAAGGTCATAAACATGTATTTCTGGGTAATTAAAAATGCTTAGCAAtgtttgttgatttagtttATGGTTTGTTTGTCTATATACAGGAATGCACAGTCGACTTTATGGCAGTCCTAAACTCAAGAAAGGATCAGAGAAAACTCTACCTGCTCTACATAGTTTAGAACGCAGCAAAGAGGTCAGTGCAGATTATATGACTGAGAACGACGATTGTACAGTGCTGGATGAAGGCTGCGGGACTGAGGGcctaaaacacaaaacagaagAGGAGCAGTTTGACGTCTTTTTACTGACACCTGATCTACAGAACAGATCTAAACATTTGCTCAGAGAGAATCATTCAGCATTCACAACCCCAGACTGTGAAACATCTTTAAGTTTGAGCAAAGATTTGAATCCATCAGCAGTTGCACCAAATGTGAACCATTTTGATATGTCAGAAACGTCAGAAACACAGAGAGAGTgtacatttatttgtcatatttgtGGGAAAAATCTTTCAACAAAAAATTCACTTACCTCTCACTACAGACTGCACACAGGAGAAAAGCCTTTCTCATGCACTCACTGTGGAAAGACATTCGCCAAGAAATTTAACCTCGACATTCACTACAATATTCACACTGGAGCCAAACCATACATCTGCCCTCTCTGCCCCAAGTCTTTTGCTGATCCAAGTGCTTTTAGAAGACACAAATGGATACACAAACAGAAATCACAACAAAGCACCAGTAACACTAAAACCAGATTGAGTTGTTACATATGTGGTAAATGTTTTCTGTCTAAATCCTTACTTGCTGCACATGTTCAGATGCACACTGCTGAAAAGCGACTCGGTGCTCAAAAGGTTTTGTTTAGAAAGCTACACTACAGTACCCTCAAGAGTTAACCTGATGGTGGCATGGTGCCTTATTATTCACTTGGGTAATTTCAGACCTGTTTTTCCAGTCGACAACACTTAGGCAGGTAATGGTGTAATATTCACAACTCACTGGATTGTCGAAGCACACAGAAAGCAGAGCAGCTTTGTCTTGAATACAACATGATTTACTGAATAGTATTTTAAAGCAGTACTCAAACATTACTATTGTCAACATACTGTATCTTCTTACACATGTAtttcttgtttttaattattttgtagaCTGTTTTATTCTATATTAATTTCCCCCTTGCATTAACGCATTAAAACTCATTTTTCTGCACTTAAACAAGTTATAGAATAACTGCCTGCAAGTAACATTGTATTACAAGCAATACTACATACTGAGCACTGTTCTCTTTTTTGAAATTTATTAACCACTATAATatcattttaatgttaaaagGAAGTTGTTTCtaagcaaaaaacaaaaaaacaattatgtCGTCACCTTGTGCTAAATATTTAGGGGAGTCTCACACTAGAATAAAGGTACTTTATTGCAAGTTATTGATACATTAAAACCATACACTGTTTTTGTCCAACTATTTtagttaaatgtaattaaatgaatCATGTAATTATGTGAGGCTATATACAATCTACCTCCCAGCATATTTTTGGGGGATTAAGGACACATTTTGATGGAACACATGAGGAAACCCATTTGCATGCCGGGAAAAACGAAGCTCATCACAGAAGGTGAATAAAGGTAAGTGTTGAACCAATGACCATGGAGCTGTGCGACACCCACACTACCCCAcatctttatatataaaaaaaaaaaaaaaaaaaagctggcaaaagacataaaaacagaaaatgcaaaaaaaaaaaaatctacacaGAATTTTTTTCTGTAGCATAATTCTAGAAACTTTTTTTTCCAATAAACGTAATAGCCattgtaataattattttacacCACttcatgtttataaacactatttATTGAGAACAATTACATTACACAGATGCAGGAGAACATAAGAATGTGCGTTTAATTGTTCTGCATTTCATATAAATCACTCATCTTGTGTATTCTGGTCATAAATTGTGTagtccattttatatttatcaTAAAGACAgtacaaaaaagacaaaaataaacttaataatG
This DNA window, taken from Trichomycterus rosablanca isolate fTriRos1 chromosome 3, fTriRos1.hap1, whole genome shotgun sequence, encodes the following:
- the LOC134309864 gene encoding zinc finger protein 707-like, translating into MMEESHFQVQLTVVLDVLMKSAVTDICSLAESWFKSLHMEITRNKKENEDLKQKLHTMQQQQEEQLQQLQQQKQLLHHQQQRLQHQQQKLQDHQQLQQKQQHNHQQPHHNNNNNNLPQQAAPETDIKITKVEEVDSELKVTEDANAGCTLFVGSPTEDFATNSQKWPSAPEVAKKRIHSETESATSKRGHTRWNHIQVEAKADKGLDGMHSRLYGSPKLKKGSEKTLPALHSLERSKEVSADYMTENDDCTVLDEGCGTEGLKHKTEEEQFDVFLLTPDLQNRSKHLLRENHSAFTTPDCETSLSLSKDLNPSAVAPNVNHFDMSETSETQRECTFICHICGKNLSTKNSLTSHYRLHTGEKPFSCTHCGKTFAKKFNLDIHYNIHTGAKPYICPLCPKSFADPSAFRRHKWIHKQKSQQSTSNTKTRLSCYICGKCFLSKSLLAAHVQMHTAEKRLGAQKVLFRKLHYSTLKS